The following proteins are encoded in a genomic region of Halanaerobiales bacterium:
- a CDS encoding GNAT family N-acetyltransferase: MPSKYTTRYLDKTEYIVWDSFVDECEDGSIFNKSFWLENIYKYQKNITFRIVGCFDKNKELIAGVAIGVKNKFFLIPIIVPPILTPYNSILIKTRETKYISKKENSQFLIIEKINTFLNKNLKFITLQFPPSFKDIRSFLWNGFSEEIKYTYTEKITDIDKLYEYFDPSLKRQIKKGLKHNYKLNFDFNDNEIKTSYMLLQSMHKNNQKKGFLNFKDFDSFIKILNANNSLLLCNIYKDKIPVYTNIILMDKSTAFYWLAGGNYNLYNTGLNQVLLYNILDKLNQLNCKFFDFVGANTDSIAKYKSNYNFKLTPYYAVKKINGIIPKILFKIKEIIND; this comes from the coding sequence ATGCCAAGTAAATACACAACTCGATATTTAGATAAAACAGAATATATTGTTTGGGATTCGTTTGTTGATGAATGCGAAGATGGTAGTATTTTTAATAAATCTTTTTGGCTTGAAAATATTTATAAATATCAAAAAAATATAACATTCCGAATAGTTGGATGTTTTGATAAGAATAAAGAATTAATTGCCGGAGTTGCCATTGGTGTTAAAAATAAATTCTTCTTAATTCCAATAATTGTACCACCAATTCTTACACCTTATAACAGTATTTTAATTAAAACAAGGGAAACAAAATATATTTCGAAAAAAGAAAACTCTCAATTTTTAATAATTGAAAAAATTAATACCTTTCTAAATAAAAATTTAAAATTCATTACGTTACAGTTTCCTCCAAGTTTCAAGGATATCCGAAGTTTTTTATGGAATGGGTTTTCCGAAGAAATAAAATATACTTATACGGAAAAAATAACAGATATTGATAAATTATACGAATATTTTGATCCATCTTTAAAAAGGCAAATCAAAAAAGGATTAAAACATAATTATAAATTAAATTTTGATTTCAATGATAATGAAATCAAAACAAGTTATATGCTTTTACAAAGTATGCATAAAAATAACCAGAAAAAAGGCTTTCTGAATTTTAAGGATTTTGATTCCTTTATAAAAATCCTAAATGCAAATAATAGTCTTCTTCTTTGCAATATTTATAAAGATAAAATCCCTGTTTATACAAATATTATTTTAATGGATAAATCAACAGCTTTTTATTGGTTAGCAGGTGGAAATTACAACTTATATAATACCGGATTAAACCAGGTTCTACTTTATAATATTCTGGACAAATTAAATCAGCTCAATTGCAAGTTTTTTGATTTTGTTGGCGCAAATACAGATAGTATCGCTAAATACAAATCAAATTACAATTTTAAGCTTACACCATATTATGCAGTAAAAAAAATTAACGGAATTATTCCCAAAATATTATTTAAAATTAAAGAAATTATAAATGATTAA